From a single Streptomyces sp. NBC_01276 genomic region:
- a CDS encoding methyltransferase domain-containing protein produces the protein MPVSFPPALDLSLDLLRCPTCRTGCLHPDHGALRCPVGHTFDIARHGYASLLTGTRATSGDDADMVQARGRFLSTGAYAPIREVGARLAADAVSEQGTVVDMGCGTGYYLAGLLDQMPGARGLGLDTSVRALRLAARAHDRAAAVAWDVFRPFPLADGAADVVLDAFAPRNPAEFHRVLRPTGRLIVIRPTGRHLAELRGQVPAMVAIDPAKEQRLHQALDPFFEAVVTEQVEYSASLTRLDVLDLVAMTPSARHVSPADLNGGVLPDQVTVSVLATAYQPR, from the coding sequence GTGCCCGTGTCGTTTCCCCCTGCCCTCGATCTGTCCCTCGACCTGCTGCGCTGCCCGACGTGCCGTACGGGCTGCCTGCACCCCGACCACGGTGCACTGCGTTGCCCGGTGGGCCATACCTTCGACATCGCCCGCCACGGCTATGCCAGCCTGCTGACGGGCACCCGCGCCACCAGCGGTGACGACGCAGACATGGTCCAGGCCCGGGGCCGGTTCCTGTCCACCGGCGCCTACGCGCCCATCCGCGAAGTCGGGGCCCGCCTGGCGGCCGACGCCGTGTCTGAGCAGGGCACGGTGGTGGACATGGGGTGCGGCACGGGCTACTACCTGGCCGGCCTACTCGACCAGATGCCCGGCGCCCGTGGCCTGGGGCTGGACACATCGGTGCGCGCACTGCGCTTGGCAGCCCGCGCTCACGATCGGGCCGCCGCGGTGGCCTGGGACGTTTTCCGTCCCTTCCCATTGGCCGACGGGGCGGCCGATGTCGTGCTGGACGCGTTCGCCCCGCGCAACCCGGCCGAATTCCACCGCGTACTGCGCCCGACCGGCCGGCTGATCGTGATCCGACCCACCGGGCGGCACTTGGCCGAGCTTCGTGGCCAGGTGCCTGCGATGGTCGCGATCGACCCGGCCAAGGAACAGCGCCTGCACCAAGCGCTCGACCCCTTCTTCGAGGCCGTCGTCACCGAACAGGTGGAGTACTCAGCGTCCTTGACCAGGCTGGATGTCCTGGACTTGGTTGCGATGACGCCGAGTGCACGCCACGTGAGCCCTGCAGACCTGAACGGCGGCGTCCTGCCCGATCAGGTCACTGTTTCCGTGCTGGCGACCGCCTACCAGCCTCGGTGA